A DNA window from Streptomyces canus contains the following coding sequences:
- a CDS encoding DMT family transporter gives MPNRTSPLSPARSATTGPRPSRTGLLSGPAPILTAAVLWGTTGTASSLAPAGAPAAAIGCAGLALGGILLFLTSRGARALPAACTRPERWLLVLGVLAVAGYPVTFYPAVARTGVAVTTVIALGSAPVFAGLLSWIIGQARPTARWTGATAAAVLGCTLLVLGPQLTGHASPMDLTGVALAACAGLSYAAYSLIGGRLITRGHPSNAVMGVLFGAAGLLVLPLVVFVDTHWLVTTRGATVAVYLALFTVYLAYRLFGHGLRHTPASVATSLTLAEPAVAAVLGVTVLDEHLSSASWYGLAVLALALVLLTVPVGTGGRRGR, from the coding sequence GTGCCGAACCGCACTTCCCCTCTGAGTCCCGCGCGCTCAGCGACCACGGGCCCGCGCCCTTCTCGCACTGGCCTCCTCAGCGGCCCCGCGCCCATCCTCACCGCAGCCGTGCTGTGGGGTACGACCGGGACCGCCAGTTCCCTGGCACCCGCCGGTGCACCAGCGGCGGCCATCGGCTGCGCCGGTCTCGCCCTCGGCGGCATCCTGCTGTTCCTCACCTCCCGCGGCGCCCGCGCGCTACCCGCCGCCTGCACACGCCCCGAGCGGTGGCTGCTCGTCCTCGGTGTACTGGCGGTGGCCGGCTATCCGGTCACGTTCTACCCGGCTGTGGCCCGGACCGGCGTGGCGGTGACCACCGTGATCGCGCTCGGCAGCGCGCCGGTCTTCGCCGGACTGCTGTCCTGGATCATCGGACAGGCCCGGCCCACCGCACGCTGGACCGGTGCCACCGCAGCGGCTGTACTGGGCTGCACCCTTCTGGTCCTGGGCCCACAACTCACCGGCCACGCCTCACCCATGGACCTGACCGGCGTCGCGCTCGCCGCGTGCGCCGGACTGTCGTACGCCGCCTACTCGCTGATCGGCGGCAGGCTCATCACCCGCGGGCACCCCTCCAACGCGGTGATGGGTGTACTGTTCGGCGCCGCCGGACTGCTCGTCCTGCCGCTCGTCGTGTTCGTCGACACGCACTGGCTCGTCACCACTCGCGGCGCGACGGTGGCTGTCTACCTCGCCCTGTTCACCGTCTATCTGGCCTACCGGCTCTTCGGCCACGGACTGCGCCACACTCCGGCATCCGTGGCCACCTCGCTGACCCTGGCCGAGCCCGCCGTGGCGGCGGTCCTGGGTGTCACCGTCCTCGATGAACACCTGTCGAGCGCCTCCTGGTACGGGCTCGCCGTCCTCGCTCTGGCTTTGGTCCTCCTGACTGTCCCCGTCGGCACAGGCGGCCGTCGGGGCCGGTAG
- a CDS encoding carboxypeptidase regulatory-like domain-containing protein has translation MALLGVQPLAQAAPPPVAQATTGTVQDASDAEPDLAPVCGTPAKGHATCYAMRATDQPARMRLSASEVPAGLGPQDIQSAYSLPADGGAGQTIAIVDAYDNPNAEADLAVYRAQYGLPPCTTANGCFRKVDQRGGTNYPLPSNAWAGEIALDLDMVSAAAPNADILLVETDNDGLENLAAGVDEAVALGAKYVSNSYGRTGDDPTDLATYGSSYDHPGVAVVAASGDNKYGVSFPATLPSVTAVGGTTLTADPASARGWSETVWARDSYGPGSGCASHQTKPDFQQDTGCAGRSVADVSAVADNVAVYLTYGSQGTGWQRYGGTSVATPVIASVYALAGPPRPGTSPNSYPYAAHGGGLNDITTGSNGTCSVAYLCNAATGYDGPTGLGTPAGLAAFRSGPHGTLSGTVKDAATGKPVAHATVGSGLDVATTDAQGAYTLDLPAGAVDALTVKAFGYTTTTPVTLDIADGQTLTRDFRLSPIPRERVHGTVKDGSGHGWPLYARLAVSGSPEAPVWTDPVTGAYEMSLPKGSDYTLNVTAALPGYESLGRPVAVHNKAVTANVALTADPDTATAIGYRLERADRAEAFESTATAPQGWSVVNAAGTDNGWEFDDPTQRGNSTGGDGAFAVVESDNGPIGPHQDSQLISPAYDLSAAQSAQLTFKTAYLANPTQQHMTVDASTDDGATWENVWTGPKVSDSAQHLTVPVSLRQFAGHNAVRLRFHFVANWGYFWALDDVNVQTRVLVATPGGLTVGTVRDGTSGAGLVGATVSDTADPDESTLTTATPEDPAVRDGFYTVFSAKPGPHVLQVTASGYAELRRRTTVRPDRVRRMDLALKPDA, from the coding sequence TTGGCACTCCTGGGCGTCCAGCCCCTTGCGCAGGCCGCACCGCCCCCGGTCGCGCAGGCCACGACCGGCACAGTTCAGGACGCATCAGACGCCGAGCCCGACTTGGCACCCGTCTGCGGCACCCCGGCCAAGGGGCACGCGACCTGCTACGCCATGCGCGCGACGGACCAGCCGGCCAGGATGCGGCTGAGCGCGTCCGAGGTTCCCGCGGGGCTCGGTCCGCAGGACATTCAGAGCGCCTACAGCCTGCCCGCCGACGGGGGCGCCGGCCAGACCATCGCGATCGTCGACGCCTACGACAACCCCAACGCCGAGGCAGACCTGGCCGTTTACCGCGCCCAGTACGGCCTGCCTCCCTGCACCACGGCCAACGGCTGCTTCCGGAAGGTGGACCAGCGCGGCGGCACCAACTACCCGCTCCCCAGCAACGCCTGGGCGGGTGAGATCGCCCTCGACCTGGACATGGTCTCCGCGGCGGCACCGAACGCCGACATCCTGCTGGTGGAGACAGACAACGACGGTCTGGAAAACCTCGCCGCCGGTGTGGACGAGGCCGTGGCCCTCGGCGCCAAGTACGTCTCCAACTCCTATGGCAGGACTGGTGACGACCCGACCGACCTGGCGACCTACGGGTCCTCCTACGACCATCCCGGCGTCGCGGTGGTCGCGGCCAGCGGCGACAACAAATACGGCGTCTCCTTCCCCGCGACCCTCCCGTCCGTGACCGCGGTCGGCGGCACAACCCTGACGGCCGACCCGGCCAGTGCCCGCGGCTGGTCGGAGACCGTCTGGGCCAGAGACTCCTACGGGCCGGGCTCCGGGTGCGCGTCCCATCAGACGAAGCCGGACTTCCAGCAGGACACAGGCTGCGCGGGGCGGAGCGTCGCCGACGTGTCAGCCGTCGCCGACAACGTTGCCGTCTACCTGACCTACGGCTCACAGGGCACCGGTTGGCAACGCTACGGCGGCACCAGTGTCGCGACGCCGGTGATCGCCTCCGTCTACGCGCTGGCCGGGCCCCCGCGCCCCGGCACCTCCCCCAACTCCTACCCCTACGCCGCGCACGGCGGCGGTCTCAACGACATCACCACCGGGTCGAACGGAACCTGCTCCGTCGCGTACCTGTGCAACGCCGCCACCGGCTACGACGGTCCGACCGGCCTGGGCACCCCGGCGGGCCTGGCCGCCTTCCGCAGCGGACCGCACGGCACCCTCTCCGGTACGGTCAAGGACGCGGCCACCGGCAAGCCGGTCGCCCACGCGACTGTGGGGTCCGGGCTCGACGTCGCCACGACCGACGCACAGGGGGCGTACACGCTCGACCTCCCCGCGGGCGCGGTTGACGCCCTGACGGTGAAGGCCTTCGGCTACACGACGACCACGCCGGTCACCCTCGACATCGCGGACGGCCAGACCCTCACCCGCGACTTCCGACTCTCTCCGATCCCTCGTGAGCGCGTCCACGGCACCGTCAAGGACGGGTCAGGGCACGGCTGGCCGCTGTACGCCCGACTCGCCGTGAGCGGGTCCCCGGAAGCCCCGGTCTGGACCGACCCGGTCACCGGCGCCTACGAAATGAGCCTGCCGAAGGGAAGCGACTACACGCTGAACGTCACCGCCGCCCTGCCCGGCTACGAATCCCTCGGACGGCCGGTGGCGGTCCACAACAAGGCCGTCACCGCGAATGTGGCGCTGACTGCCGATCCCGACACCGCCACTGCCATCGGCTACCGACTCGAACGCGCCGACCGGGCCGAGGCGTTCGAGTCCACAGCGACCGCGCCCCAGGGCTGGAGCGTGGTGAACGCGGCCGGTACCGACAACGGATGGGAGTTCGACGACCCCACCCAACGCGGCAACTCCACCGGCGGCGATGGCGCCTTCGCCGTCGTCGAGAGCGACAACGGACCCATCGGACCGCATCAGGACAGCCAACTCATCAGCCCCGCATACGACCTGTCCGCCGCGCAGTCGGCGCAACTCACCTTCAAGACCGCGTACCTGGCCAACCCCACCCAGCAGCACATGACCGTGGACGCCAGCACGGACGACGGCGCCACCTGGGAGAACGTCTGGACCGGGCCGAAGGTCAGCGACTCCGCGCAGCACCTGACCGTGCCCGTGTCACTCCGGCAGTTCGCCGGGCACAACGCCGTGCGGCTGCGCTTCCATTTCGTCGCCAACTGGGGCTACTTCTGGGCACTCGACGACGTGAACGTCCAGACCCGCGTCCTGGTGGCCACTCCCGGGGGCCTGACCGTCGGCACGGTCCGAGACGGCACAAGCGGCGCCGGCTTGGTCGGCGCCACCGTCAGCGACACCGCGGACCCGGACGAATCCACCCTCACCACCGCCACGCCCGAGGACCCGGCCGTCAGGGACGGCTTCTACACCGTGTTCTCGGCGAAACCGGGCCCGCACGTCCTCCAGGTCACCGCGTCCGGTTACGCGGAGCTGCGCCGGAGGACGACCGTGCGGCCCGATAGGGTCCGCCGCATGGATCTGGCCCTCAAGCCGGACGCATGA